TAAGATATCTAAACCTTTGTCTAAATCTTTCATTGAGTTATAATAATCGTAAAAGCTTGCGTATCAACTCAAATGgcatatattttgttttaggTCCAATTACTTTTCTTAAAGGCATCAAGGTGAACATCTTTACTGTTATGTAGCCTAATAGAGTAGGTAGCGTCTATCAACACAACAGCTACTAAATTTGTGAatctttaaacattaaatgcaaCAATGACATTTAAAGGAGCAGTATTGGAAGTTTGTAAGAGTCTTACGGAGCCAAGTCTTTAGCTGCCCGTAGTCCCCATCCTTTGTCTTCTGTGAGGATAACATCAAAGTCTGCATGTTGTTTCATCTGAAAGCGCCGATTAGAGCAGTAGACTCCATTCAGACATCGCGaagagcttaaaaaaaataaataaattaattaattaaaattaataagacaaaaagaaagaacataTCCTTTAGCTGTATGTCAGCGGACTCCAACACATTTTTGATAGCAAAATACCATGTTTGTCACAGGCTTAACGGACTTTGGATAATAATTATTTATGCTGACTCTTGTCCAGATAAAGCAATATTTGAATAGCATtcaatattaattaattaattaatagaatAGCTTCCACCACTAGTTGTGCAATTCTTTTTATactaaaaattcaaaaaacGTTTTTGTATTTCCAGGTTTTCCTAACCTAAGAGCctgcaaaatatttaatttaaaatactgAGTTCTTATGTGGTCACAGCTTTATCAGTAATAATCCACTTACCACTCAATCATCAGGAGCCGGTTTAAACAGTCTTCCCCGCATGCTAATACTCCCTTTAAACGCTCCTCTCGTGGTAACACTGGGCATTCACATTGCATTCTCTTGATGTCTCGATGAGATTTGCTCTTCtttctgaaaaaggaaaaaaaaaagacagtctTTAAAGCTCAATTCTGGAGGTACTGTTGTTTATTAGATTATTCTTTGTACATactaaatgttttgttttgctaatcAAGCTAGAAAACACCTTACCTCTCTGTCAGGTAAAGGTTCTCCTCAATCAAGTCAAAGTAAGGTGGCATTCTCTTAGACTTGGATAACTCCTTCCATTTACTGGAGTCTTGAAAGTCTTGCAGGGTGAGTGACGGACGGTGCACTTCAGCTTTGACATGACTTTCCTTAGAGACATCACTATCTCCTGGACGATCCCTCTTCTCTGCCGGCCCAGCTTCTGCCTCATTGTCTGAATCTGACTCAATCTCTGGACGCCTTTTCTTTGGAGGGCCTCGGCCTCTGTGGGGTCTAAAATTGTCTTCTCTGGGGGGTTCAGGGACAGCAGAGcccctgctgttgctgcttatTTCATGACCTTGTACAAAGCTTGATGACCCAGGAGTGTTAGGTCCACTGCATTCAACAGCTGTTTTACTAAGACTAGATGGTTTATCCCCACTGTAGTCGTCGTGGTCATTAGTTAGGGAATCGGGATGGATATCATTTGCAGGATCCTGATAGTGTTCATGCACATTGAGGTAGGTTTTTCTGCTAGCCTGCAAACTAAGGGAATGGTTCCAGGAGGCATTAATCTGTATGTGCTCCTGGTCCTTGGGAGAGGTCCCTGTCAGTTTAGTGTTCAGTAACTGCGGCCCATGACTGCTATCAGGCTGCTGGTATGTACTACTGGGCTGTTCTGATTGGGAAAAATCCCAACCCAGGCTGAATCCCTTCTTGTCACTGATGTTATCAGCATTGGAGAAATTATCTTGTTGAAAGCAGGAGTACATCCTTTCACCTCTGCTGCTTAGATTATGTCGACTGTGCTCCCGATCACACTGTATTGAATTATCAAGTCTGTGAGCAGGATCTGAGGCACTTCCATGTGCACTATTATGACCTGCCAAGTAGGGCTGGGCACTGATGGAGCTGGAGCCCTCTGAGTGACTGGTACTATCAATCATATTACTCTGAGACTGGCACAACATACTGTTATTGGATGAATCATTCAGACCAGCACATGGAACACTGATCTCTACAAATGCAGTGGAAGGACACCCTTGCCTTTGTTTCTGGACTTGATAGCTGATATTCACATCAGCTGCTGTATTAACATTTTGCAGTTCTGAACTATTAATTGGAGTGCATGGTGAATCTCCTGTGTCCTGTGTATCCATCGTTAGAGATGAATTCCTTGGCACTACCACCACAGAGTGCAATCGTTTTATAGCCTCGCCACAGTCAGAGTCATACTCCGAGTTGTCACTATCACTGGCTTCACTCTGTCCTCCTAATGCATCCTGCTTTAGTGCAGTTCTCTTATACAATTTGCTTGTATGTGAACTGTCCTTGGATTTTTCTTCACGATCATCGCCATTCCAACACTGCATCTTTGCAGCTTTGTCGAGCTGTGATATATCATTTACATGCAGAGGCtcaactgtgtttgttttgtgtgtttgtttgtgttgagaAACACTCAGTTTTAAGTCACATTGGTCAATGCTGGTGCTCTCTTGTGAAGGCTCACTTTGGTCGTTGTATTTATCAATCATTGGTGTGCAGTCTGAATCGACCTTCTGCTTAGAGATTTCAGTCTGATTCATCAGTTTGGAATGTGTTTCAGGTTGTTGCTGAATTTTATCTTTAATAATGCCAGACTCTTGTTGGTTGTTGTCTTTCGAGAACTCAatttttttgacagaaatcaCTTTTTTAACAGTTGGCTTGCTCTCTGCACAAAATGTCCTTTGTGAATTATCACTGTCTGAGATGTCCTGCCCAACAATATCCCATCGAGACTTTTTGGCACCACTGCTGGTCTTTTTAACAGTATCCATATTTTGCGGTTCAGATGTTAGCGGATTCTCAGATTCAAGACACAATGGATCAGATTTCAGTGGCACACTCGTCCTGCACTCCACTGTTGATATCACAATTTGCTCAATAATCTCTGGTTTAGTGTTCTGGAGGGTATCATGTGTGACAGGTATATCCGCTGTATCAAGTATGGACTTTGGTCCTGATGAGCAGTCAACAACTTTCTTGACCTGGCTGCACATGAAACTATCATTGCTAATGCATGAATTCAAGACTGCTGCATTTGAGTTCACATGTGGTTGGTTATTAGAAGAAAGGCTATCGTTCACATTTGTCAAGTTTTCCAGGGTGGTATTTACATGCTTTAGGCTTTCACTTGAGGTTACAGCTGAGGCATTTTCATTCTCAACTTGAAGATCGGATCTTAATTCTCTTCTCTTGGATGAAGATTCTTGCAAAGTTTTACCAGTGCATGAGACCTCCTTAAAAATCTGATCATTATGTTCATTTCCACTGGGTTGGGAatcagacttttctttttcactatGAGAACCCAATTCTGTGGTGCTTGCACATGGTGGTGCTTTGCCAGGGGTGTGAAACGTGTCATCTGATTGTCTATCATGTCCGCTGGTTTTCACAGAAGATCTAGAAGGGGTCATTTGCTTTGAGTCTGACCTACTGGTTTTCTTTGGAGAGTTGTTACAGTTGTCCTCTGAGCCAGAGCTTTTGTCAGAGGCCTGTGATTTTCCTTTATGATCTGCCTCAGAGTCACTAGAGCTGCTTTTTTGGCGTTTTTCATATGTCTGAGAGCGAGTATGCAAACTGGAAGAAGAGGATTTGCTGTTGGTTTCTGACTTGTGATGGGAGCTGAATTTACGATAACTGGAGTCCAGATCAGGAGAGCACTTGCGCTGGGAATCGGAGTCTGACAGTCGCTTAGAAGTTCTGTCAGACTTTGATGATTGTGTTCTTTTATCCAACTCTGAGGGGTGGGGAGAATCTCCAGATTTGGAGGCTTTGTCAGATTTTGAGTAGGAAGATGATTTTGACTCTTTATGTGAGCTCGAATGGGCAGATGATCTGCTGGAATCACTTGTCCTCGTCCTTGTCTTCCTGTGGTCATCCTCTGAATCAGAACTGTCACGAGTTCGGTCGGTGCGAGAACGAGAACGTCTTCTCTCTCTGCGTGGAGAACTCCTGTGCGATCTTCGATCAGAATCATGATAGTATGACCTGTCAGAGCGTGATCCTCTGTCACCTCGGGATCTCTCTGATCTGGAGTGAGATGAACTTGTTCGAGACCCTCGTGATCTTGACCGTGATCTAGACCTGGTCCTTCTGCGATCTTTGTCTGATCGAGATGAGCGTGAAGATGTGTGTCTAGAATCACGGTCTGATTTGGAGTAACTAGAGGACCTTTCATGATTTTCTGAACGTTTCGAGgaacttttttccttttcatcaaCATGTGAACCAGAGGAAGACGTTTTTACTTCTTTGCTTCTGCTGCTAgagtttgttttacttttggaGTCAACTGATTTGCGACTGGAAGACATCTGGACTGAATCCCCATCAGATTCTGAGCCAGGGGGCGCACTATCAGACTGGGACCTGGTTTTCCTTTTGCATACCTTACTGTCCTGCTCAGCACTACTGGaactctctccatcttttcctgAGGAAGCGGCTGGCTTCTTGAGGCTAAGGGCTGCCTTTGTCTCGGAGGCTTCAATGTGAGCATTCTCAGGGGGGCAGACACTGAGGGCATTCTGGGTGTGGGGTGTGGGGAATTTAGTCATACTTTTAAAGGATTTCTGCAGAATGTGCAGTTCAGAGGAGTGTGGATCCTCTGGCACAGCAGATGTTGATTGCTCTTCAGtcacagagacactgagaatTTGCTTTTTGAAATGCATCTTTGTTAagtctgttttcagtttagTGGCTGGGGAGACAGATGTTTGAGAATGGGTCTCTGCTGTTGATGTTGGCACCATGGGTATCTGCTTTTGCTCAGTTTTGGTGTCTGTATTCTGCCCTGCTTTGTCTGAGGCTGACTGTGACAAGTTTGGGTGAGGTTCAGAGACAGACTTCTCAGGGTTGGTAGGGATGAAGAACGGGTTCTGCAGTGGCTTCTTGGTCTGTGCAAAGCTGAAGGACACTTTCTGACGACCCTGATCCTCTAGGTTGACCTTCATCTTGGTACCTTTAGGCAGGAGATGGTTGGATAGCATGACTCTGGGAGACAGGCTCTTCATTAGAGCTGCCTTGGATAAGCCCTCCACCTTCACCTACAATAAAAGAGACCAAAAATAACTTGTAACCTGGGCTTCTTGAAAATCGTGAAATTAGACATAGAGAGTTGTATGATAGTAACAGCTGCTAAAATGCTTACAAGTAGCAAAAAGATTTACACTTTACATTTAATGGCCCAGTGAGTAGGATTTAGTGGGACTGCACCATATTGGATTTTTGTCAACAGCCAATATGCTGctatttcatctcattttagCCAATTACTGATATATGCACATATGTAGTGGGATTAAATTATAGACATAACGCTGTTATGTCTATTCTTATTGTGATGACCCACTGGATGAGGTAGATATACAAATTTTATAAAATGTCCATATTCACAGGGCAAAATAACAGTCAATGTAGCATAATTAATAATTGAAAGATCGGCTTATCATCATGTCAgcagaaatatttatttcaggCCCATCCCAATTTGATTTTAAGGCCTTAATCAGCTGATAACATAACATCCCTGttcattattacattttcattattgtataatcacctgaaactaagaactgttttgttttggttatcTTAGAATCCTTTATATCATCAGAGGAAGTTGGTCCCCCACTATGATTGTACACGAGTCCACAATGACAAGCCAAACACTGGCGTTAGAGAAGGTCTTTCATAATTTTAGCAACCACCCAGTGGGGTGTGAGGTGAGGGGTATTCATTTGTTCACAATCTTTAACCGCACTGCTAGATACCACTAAATTATACTCACTGGTTCTTTAGTATTCTTAGTTAAGTATTAAGTAATCTTTAGTTAATACTTACCGAGGCACCACTCCCCTCTTCTCTGTGGTTGTATAAGAACATCATAGgaacatataaaaaaaagggaaaaggcaAAAATCAATACTAATGCActacacattttatatatatcaacaatataaaaacattgtCATGATCATCAGAGGGTATGCCAAAAGAAACCAAAATTCTGTAAAAAGTAACCCTGCCTGATGTGAACATGTCCCTAACCCTATCATATGTGCTTTTTGTAACTGTAAATGATTTCGAAGAAGAAACATCTGTGCTTCAATCTTCAGCAGTGTTAGGTTTACTCTTtcttctgcctgcctgctgttGTAACTATGTTTTACCAAAATGTGTAAAAGGCCCTTTGCACTTTTGATAAGCATGCTCTAGATTTATCACTCAAATAGCGGAAAATGACAAGAAATAGGGACAAAGGCTAAGATGTGATATAGCTGTCCCAGGAAAGATTCCAACTCTGGCGAGTCATATTATAGGGTAGGCTACATTCTCCACTTGGTTCAGTGAGGAACAAAGAGACAGTGGCAGGATTAATGGATTTGTATGGCAAGTAAATGACAGGAAGCACTCTTGTGGCTGTTGGATTTGAAGACCCACATGTTTACACGCACTTATACTGGATCTTCCCCAAACATGTACCCAAAGAACTAACTACTGCATTAACTGAAATAAGAGAGTAGGACACCACAGTAACTTGATATCAAAATGCATCACAATGTGTTATTTCTCTAAAAAGAATGAAAGCACTTTCCATTATAGATGTATGTGCCTTTATCCACTCCTGTGATAAttcaattttaattaaatactGACCTTTTGTAAACAACAAAATTTGTGTCTAATAAATCTCCACAGTAACAGCCTAACTTGCAACACATATGTTCACTGTCTAACTTATTCATATCCTATGAAATTCAGAAATCTATTCTAGTCATACAGGAATATAACAGAGGTTAGGCTAAGGCTACCTAACCAAAAATCATGTAgcactgcattttaaatgttgtacTTCACTTTCTCAAATCATATAAAAAAAGGTAAGCAGACCTTAAACggactaaaacaacaacaacaaaaaccaaaaaaaccaaaacagaagcCAGAAcataaaccataaaaaaaactgtagcaTATAATCAGATTATCTGTGAAGACCACTTACAAGGGTGGTAATAAACTGACTAACACACACTATACATCTCAGTTATCTACATTATCGATATTTGCAACTGTTGAtgtcaatttaaaataaacagctaaataaacaaatcaccaaaacaaaacagcacaaatatgTAAGTGTTCAACGTGTAACAAAATAAGTGAATAATTGGGTTTTTGTTCCTCGTTTTGTCCTACTAAAATGTCCCTAGGGTAGGCTCAATTTGGGTGCAGGGCAACAATTGGGTCATTTAATCCTTCAGGATttaatttcttccttttcctctgtgaCCTTCAAAAAGAGACACTTTTGCAGTGACATTCTGTTATATAGAAAGAGCTATAACAAGCATCTTGCAACATAATGGTTAATGGACTGAACCTACTAGACAAAGAACAAAGGCATTGCAAGAATATATTTAAGTAAATCCATAAATGTCATTCCAACTGTAAGGCATGACTGTTTTGCATTACAAGCTAATAAACATTAACAAACGACAGTACAACTCAATGTACTGCAAAGCACTGCTGTCATCTATTGTTCCTATATGGCAACCTAAAACTAACTGATACTTGATCACACAAGACCtgaaattctctctctctctctgtcttgatCATTTGGCCAGTCACAACAACGTAAACAAATAACTAAGACATAATGTTATCAGTTATCGCTTTTAAAAAAGAGCCAAGAACTTTTGCAGATGACAGTCTTgtatttttatctgttaaaaAACTATCAGTGAATTAATAATGACAAAGTCCTGGGTTTAGGGTGATCctgatataaaaatgtttttaagtgGTAGAAAGATCCACACAGACTacattgaaaagaaaatacaactTGGCAACCATACTAAACGTATTTCCAAATTCATATCAAGCTACTCTAAACACACTGTGAGTTGCATTTTGTGCTGTCTAATACCTGATCTCTGACTTGAGAAGAGTGTCCATTGAGAAACTCGTCTAGGATTAGAAGGCCTGAAGAGGCTGCTGGCCAAGAATAATCCAAATCAGAGCAATGAGCCCTCCAAAGTGACGCCACACCTGACAAAAAGAGAGATAGGGTTGCAATGAACTGAGTCTTGTTTGTCCACAAAGGCTTGCAGCTACTCTGTCAGGAACTTCCACTTGTCTGAAATCATATTGATGTCACTGACATCTGAGggaagatgcagaaaaatgcagaaattcatctttttgtttgacATACTAAATACAGCATTCAGTAGTGTGTCTGACTTATGCAAAACACACTGTCTATATGCACACTATATCGTGGTGTCACATGCTGTCAACCGTTATAGTAATAACAACTTCTACTGGCGACCCTTTTCCTGAGAGTGCTGTTATCTGTGCTGTCTTGCAATGTGGCAGAGAATTCAGTTGTACTAAAGTCTGCCATGGAAAAATTATTTCCCCTTCTCAACTTGGTGGACACTTCTGtttctactgctgctgctttggctccatcacagcaacaacaaaaataaaaggctgCATTCACCTGTGGTTTATAAATAGTCCTATGATGGTGGAAGATAGATGAAAAACATGGATGCAAAGCGAGCAGAGAACATTCATCTCATTATTAGACATGTACAGCGCAAGCAAATGgccaacagaaaacaaagggTGTCTGTAAAATGAGGATTTAAGTGAAAGAACACATAGATACTGTTATGAAAACAAACGATGACTGGGTGTAAGCATATCAGCAAACGAACTACAGCATGGCCTTAGCGGGAGCTTTGGATGCAGCCAAAACATGGCCTTTAAAAGGATGAAACTACCTACTACGAAAACGAGCCGAAGATGTGTTGCAGCATAGCGAGATATGTTATCAAGATTAGCTAACTAGCCCTACTACatcatatataaatatatatgtaagaAGGAAGCAGGCAGTCAAGGTAGCATTAACGTAGTTATCCTACTGCGACGCTGGTTTACAAAAAATATCAGCACCAGCTAAGCTACCTTGGGTAAGCTAACATTAACAGAGAGCTTCCGTGGGCCAGCTTTAAAGATAGCTTTAGCTCATAGTGTACAATGTATAATCATGTTGTTAATGATGACTAGTCAACAATTTCATCTTTGAAATACATCAGGTATATTGTCTGGCTGGTTTATAGACTACGTAACAGATGTAAacaattacttttatttctaCAGACGAAGACGACTAGCCAAGAAACTCTACTAGCTTCGGCAGCTAACGCTAGCTGGTTTAGCTAATTCTAGCACTGTAAGTAGCACCCAGTAGGCTAACGTTCCTGTAGTTAACTTATTTAACCTATCGATCTTTGACCTGTCACGAATGTGTAAAGTCATGGTAAATAAGGTATTCTTGATTCCCGGGGGGGCGCGTCACTTGTTTTTAAACGAACGAATAAACAGGAGGGGTTGAGTATATGTTTCCGTTTTAGGACATAATGGACCCATATTCTCAAGTCTCTGTACCCGGCTTACCTAGCATGCTAGCTAATGATGTTTTGTCTCGCTTGTGAGTAGTAAGATGGTTCAACCACAATTTAATGTAACgttaagtaaaaaaaacaggCGGTTCACGGGGTACTCACTTTACGAAGTGCTTAAGGTCACAGGGTTCCCCCATCTTCGAAATAACCTGTAACAGGCCCTTTGTAAAACATCAAGCAACAATGTATGCCGACGTCAAATCCATACGGTGCTGTCGGAAATGATGGTCTGCTCAGAGGCTCCGCTGCTGCTGCGCCCCAGCTTCAGCCTGGGCGAATGTTGATACTATCGAGCTAACATGAGCTCACAGTTAGCCAAGAGTTGGTGGAGAGGTCGAGAACACAAATGATCACCAAACCCAAGACTCACAAAGAGTCTTCATCTGGTCCATCTGTAAATAACGACAAGAGTGACAACCTCTGCTTGAAGGATTATGAACATGTCTTTGGAATACCTTTCATTCCACACACTGATCCTCACAGCGTTTCTCTTGCTGTGTCTTGCTGCTGTGTTCAGCAACATCACATGATGTAGAAATAGCTGGCGCGAACCCTGGAGGGCACTGCAACTAGCAACGgactaaataaaatatttacagataAAACTAAAACCCTCTCTGCCTTGTTAGAAAATAAGCGAACAGTTGGCGAGGATATAGTTGACAGCGCTATCGAATGACTACtgaataatgacaataaaaaataataataaagcaataaTCCCTTACTTGCCACATAGCAAATATAATGTATATAGAGAAATCTTACGCCCGGACCCTTTGTGCTCCTTATGCAACAAAAGAGAAGAATTGTTACCTGTAAATTATAATTGTTTGTCTAAATGCTATTTATGGAACAACAATCCAATAATCCACTATATGATCTAAACTTAATCTTGATCTAATGATGTGCTACACAGCATTCGCACGCTCTGGGAGAGTTGGGCGTGACTATTATTACAGAATGTTAGATGCTGTCATAGTGAGAAGTAAATGTGGAAGACCGGGACTCACAGGACTCAATTCAACACTGTGTAACAGAAAGCTCCAGATGGATGTGACACTTCTAACTGCAAGGAAATCCTCGAAAAGGTTGCAATAGCCAATGTCCCGGAGAAGTCTACTGGAGATAGGATATGAAAGTTACAGGTAGGAGGTGCatcatttaaataatattaatactgTATCTAGAAGCTCTTTATTGTGTCATGATGTTACACACTCCGGCACAGTAGGTGGCGACACGCACCATTCACGTTGGCTTACAGTTTGCCATCAGGAGTGCGGAAGACGAAGCAGaaaattctttttcttcagttccAGACCAGAGAGATAGGCGCGACCAACTTTTACCTAATTCTGTTATCGAATCAGTGCTTGTCAATTGTGTAAGTTTTACTCTGAGTTAGGTAGATACATTGTGGTGTTATTAATAAAGATTTGATCGTTTTTGCCGTAGGTCAGTGTTGGCCTTCCAAACAGCTAACCCTAAAAGTCGAGGCCTAACTAGCTACATAGCTAACGTTACCTAAGCTTGACGGactgctgtgctttgtttgaACGGAAAGGACATTGGCTGTCATCCATGCTGACGGACTACGCTGTTCTAATTAAATTACACACAATGTTACAGTACTTTTagagtgtgtatgttttgttgcTTAACGCTTATCAGCGTTACAGTTGCCGATGAAATGCCGGCCCTGTTAAGGTTCAGTTGGCTATGCTGTGGTGACACTGATCTGAAGTGTAATTTGGTGCCTCTGTGGTGGTTTTAACTATGTGTCTGGCCAACTTCGGAGCCGAAGCTAGTAGACTTTGACATTTGGCCGCTCTGATTTGCGCTTCCAACAACAATTCAACCACGCTGAGATGTACCGAGCCGCTACGGAGATGGACCCCCTCTCGTTCCTGTTTGACTGTTTTAATTATATTTGCTTTCAGCTGTAGGAGTTGTGTCCAGTTACTGGTAACTCATGCTCTTGGTTTGCGTACTAGTGCTAGTTTCTCAACGACTAGTGTGAAACTTGGATCGTATGACAGGTAGTTAGAATTtgattgttgctgttgttgtttgtgacaGCTAGTGCTATCCGCTCTGAGGTTTCAGTGCCAGTGGTGAAGAGCGACAAACGTGAATGCCGTATACATTTTCGTCAGCGTTATTGAACGATCTCTGAAAACAATTTTGCTGATTTGAGAGCATATGACTGTTTTGGCTAGATGACAGCCCACAAAGGCACTGTTCTTCATTACTAATTTCAGTGTGTGCTACTGTTGGATGGTCAGGGCTGGAGGACTACTAATTTGTAAACAAAAAGATAGCAAAGTATCTCTGCAAAGTAATGAT
This sequence is a window from Scatophagus argus isolate fScaArg1 chromosome 9, fScaArg1.pri, whole genome shotgun sequence. Protein-coding genes within it:
- the setd2 gene encoding histone-lysine N-methyltransferase SETD2 isoform X3, whose protein sequence is MGEPCDLKHFVKEEGSGASVKVEGLSKAALMKSLSPRVMLSNHLLPKGTKMKVNLEDQGRQKVSFSFAQTKKPLQNPFFIPTNPEKSVSEPHPNLSQSASDKAGQNTDTKTEQKQIPMVPTSTAETHSQTSVSPATKLKTDLTKMHFKKQILSVSVTEEQSTSAVPEDPHSSELHILQKSFKSMTKFPTPHTQNALSVCPPENAHIEASETKAALSLKKPAASSGKDGESSSSAEQDSKVCKRKTRSQSDSAPPGSESDGDSVQMSSSRKSVDSKSKTNSSSRSKEVKTSSSGSHVDEKEKSSSKRSENHERSSSYSKSDRDSRHTSSRSSRSDKDRRRTRSRSRSRSRGSRTSSSHSRSERSRGDRGSRSDRSYYHDSDRRSHRSSPRRERRRSRSRTDRTRDSSDSEDDHRKTRTRTSDSSRSSAHSSSHKESKSSSYSKSDKASKSGDSPHPSELDKRTQSSKSDRTSKRLSDSDSQRKCSPDLDSSYRKFSSHHKSETNSKSSSSSLHTRSQTYEKRQKSSSSDSEADHKGKSQASDKSSGSEDNCNNSPKKTSRSDSKQMTPSRSSVKTSGHDRQSDDTFHTPGKAPPCASTTELGSHSEKEKSDSQPSGNEHNDQIFKEVSCTGKTLQESSSKRRELRSDLQVENENASAVTSSESLKHVNTTLENLTNVNDSLSSNNQPHVNSNAAVLNSCISNDSFMCSQVKKVVDCSSGPKSILDTADIPVTHDTLQNTKPEIIEQIVISTVECRTSVPLKSDPLCLESENPLTSEPQNMDTVKKTSSGAKKSRWDIVGQDISDSDNSQRTFCAESKPTVKKVISVKKIEFSKDNNQQESGIIKDKIQQQPETHSKLMNQTEISKQKVDSDCTPMIDKYNDQSEPSQESTSIDQCDLKLSVSQHKQTHKTNTVEPLHVNDISQLDKAAKMQCWNGDDREEKSKDSSHTSKLYKRTALKQDALGGQSEASDSDNSEYDSDCGEAIKRLHSVVVVPRNSSLTMDTQDTGDSPCTPINSSELQNVNTAADVNISYQVQKQRQGCPSTAFVEISVPCAGLNDSSNNSMLCQSQSNMIDSTSHSEGSSSISAQPYLAGHNSAHGSASDPAHRLDNSIQCDREHSRHNLSSRGERMYSCFQQDNFSNADNISDKKGFSLGWDFSQSEQPSSTYQQPDSSHGPQLLNTKLTGTSPKDQEHIQINASWNHSLSLQASRKTYLNVHEHYQDPANDIHPDSLTNDHDDYSGDKPSSLSKTAVECSGPNTPGSSSFVQGHEISSNSRGSAVPEPPREDNFRPHRGRGPPKKRRPEIESDSDNEAEAGPAEKRDRPGDSDVSKESHVKAEVHRPSLTLQDFQDSSKWKELSKSKRMPPYFDLIEENLYLTERKKSKSHRDIKRMQCECPVLPREERLKGVLACGEDCLNRLLMIECSSRCLNGVYCSNRRFQMKQHADFDVILTEDKGWGLRAAKDLAPNTFVLEYCGEVLDHKEFKTRVKEYARNKNIHYYFMSLRNNEIIDATLKGNCSRFMNHSCEPNCETQKWTVNGQLRVGFFTTKAVSAGTELTFDYQFQRYGKEAQKCFCGAPSCRGFLGGENRVSVRAAGGKMKKDRSRKSALTTVDEELEALLENGEGLYDEKQVVSLCRLMVRVETMEQKLICLKLIQDTQNPSCLKQFLDHHGLSLLWIFMVELSEAKGNSANNIKLQLEIMKTLGVLPISTKNMLEESRVLTFIQRWAQTKSLLQPAEMDGYSSENTSRAQTPLNTPDGSSTKLGPELDGDTSKPAVYRRLKIISENSLDSALSDTSKASDGKEEEEEEDDEEEEESSPAGLPDGKQLKADPVCEPADPTKETMEESVKEQKQEDTEMNSSSQQQPQTEEVKEEMEVDLEQEIMTKECTSDGQIGELAGPKAPSEEQESAEEQSSQEVTEKVELEGNQPTQPEIQSIQTDAADLPPEQPSENLEAQAETKEVAKPPQSEVQPSQSTTDSVPSSETPEASMPTEVIATPVDPSVTGTPSQDEEEGVSDVESERSQEPQLSALDISGMAARLLESWKDLKEVYRIPKKSQVEKEANDRSRDRDTALTPRTTSGSREREREREKERERDRDRDYDRDRDRDWDRERDRDRDRDRVSDKTPRSTERRRRRSTSPPSSYERTTRRTEERFDPSNNNKTPRGGVGGKERNKLSTEERRKLFEQEVAQREAQKQQQLQQQQQQQLQTMAYDPALAYASSPGFIQYPPGYPIQTFVDPSNPNAGKAAPVSNLSQHISTTNLTPGTRQQYVQPNVATQDAGVAVLSVPAQTAPQVQGQQSYTTLWDPTTQQTVAVQTQPAQQYATAPAQAQTQTAIYYQGQPCQTIYSIPTAYPQANTPVIQAYTEPAASYLHGQPVYPGHQQGVVVQQGGTVTTIVTSQTVQQEMIVPNNVIDLPPPSPPKPKTIVLPPNWKVARDPEGKIYYYHIVTRQTQWDPPTWEGSSDNTSVDHESEMDLGTPTYDENPSKFSTKTAEADTSSELAKKSKETFRKEMSQFIVQCLNPYRKPDCKLGRISNTEDFKHLARKLTHGVMNKELKACNNPEDLECNENVKHKTKEYIKKYMQRFGSVYRPKEDTEVY